Below is a genomic region from Streptomyces sp. RPA4-2.
GCGACGACGCGTCCATCACCCAGAGCCCCACGTCGATCTTCGCCGGCGGATGGTCGCTGGACGCGTACTCGACCGCCTGGGACAACCATCCGATCGGCACCTGGTACCTCAACAGCCTGGTGATCTCGGTGCTCGCCGTGATCTTCACCGTGGCCTTCTGCTCCATGGCGGGATTCGCGCTGGCCTTCCTGCGCTTCCGCGGCCGTGGCCTGGTCATGGCCGTCGCCACGGCCGGCCTGATGCTGCCGACCGAGGCGCTGGTGCTGCCGCAGTTCATCGAGTACCGGTCGTTCCACCTGCTCGGCACGTTCTGGGCGCTGGTCCTGCCGTCGGTCGCGGCACCGATCTCGGTGTTCGTCTTCCACTCCTTCTTCCGCGGCATCCCCACGGCGCTGATCGAGGCGGCCCGCATCGACGGCGCGAGCTGGTGGCGCGTCTACGCCAACGTCTGCATGCCGATCTGCCGCCCGGCGGTGTCCACGGTCGCGATTCTCACCTTCATCAGCTCCTGGAACTCGTTCCTGTGGCCGCTGCTGGTCCTCAGCCAGACCAAGTCCCAGACCATCCCTGTGGGCCTCGCCTCACTGGTGGACCCCAGTAGTCCCCAGTACGCCGAGGTCATGGCCTCCTCGGTCCTCGGCTTCATCCCGCTCATCGCGGTCTTCCTGGTCTTCCAGCGGCAGATCGTCCAGGGGATCGCCACGACGGGCATCAAGTGACGGTCCCGACCCGCCGCCGCGGCGGTGCCACGTCCCACCCCGGGAGACCGGGCCGGGATACGGCATCGCCGCGGCGGCGTTCGCGGCCGAAGAACTCAACGGTCGCGGCGCAACTGTCCTGGCACCGCTCCGAGTCGACCGTCCGGAGATTCCGGGATGCCCGGCCGGGCGGTGTCCGTGCAACGTCGTGGAGCCGGACAGGACGCCTGGCGCCTGACGCCTCAAGGGGCGAAGACGGCCTGGTCCGCGCGGGTCTCGAAGCATTCTTTCCCGCCGCCCGCCGCGGGGCTGAAGCAAGCTTGCACGGACGTCCCCGGGCTCACCACGCTCATGGGGGTGTGGACGTAGGTGTCGGCCTCGCCTCGGCTGGTGACCCGGGCGCCGCGGAAGGTGCCGTCCCGGCCGCCCGTCCGGATCTCGACACGGTCGTCCACGGACGCGCCCCACATCCGGGCCCAACTCGCGCCGCATTCCTGGCTGTAGCGGATCTGGATCCAGGCGCCCGTCGCGGTCTCGTGCTCGGCGAGGGTCAACGGGTCGGCGGCGCATTTCATCGTGAGCGGGTCCTTGTTCCCACAGGCGCTGTGCTGGCAGAGCGCCCGGGTGGCCGGAGGGGCCGCGGGGGACGGTGATGCCTGCTTGCGTTGCGGTGAGGGAAGGTGAATGAGCGCGAGCGTTCCCAGAACCACCGCACAGACCGACGCGAGGGCGGTGAGGACGGTTGCGCGCCGGTACCCGGCCGGGCCGGTGCGGATGTGGCCGGCGTCGCTCGGGACCGTCTCGCTTCGGCCGGTGTCGGGCGGGGCAGTGGCGAGGGCCGAAGTCGGTGTGTCCGCTCGCGTGCCGGTGCGCTGTCGAGCAGCCGGCGCTCCCCGCGTCGTTCCACTGTCCTCCGCCTGGTCCGCGTGGGCGTCGTGGTCCGCGTGGTCCGTCCGGTCCGTCCGGGCGATGTCCAAGAGCGCCAACGAGTGGTCGGCGGGTTCGCCGGCCAGACGGCACAGCTCCTTGACCGCGCTGCGGGGCGGCAGGCTCTTGCCGTTGAGATAACGCTCCCAGGACGACTTGCTGAAGGTGGTCGCGTTCGCGAGCTGTGCCAGGCTCAGACCGGTGCGCCGCTTCAACTCCTTGAGCACGGCGGCCAGTCGGGCGCCCGGCGGTGAAGGTGCGCTTGAGGTCATCCGCGTAACGCCTTCCAGGAGCGCGGCCCCAGCATGCCGTCGGCGACCAGGCCCGCGCGATGCTGGAACGCTTTGACCGCCCGCAGCGTCAGCGGGCCGAACATGCCGTCGATCCCGCCGGGTGAGATGCCTGCCCGGCGCAGCAGACACTGCGCCTCGGCGACGTCGGCGCCCGTGGCCCCGTAGGAGATCTCGGTGTCTCGGCCGTTGTTGACGCCTGCCGACCAGCGGCCGTCGACGCGGGCGATGTGGCATGCGTACGAGGGTGGCGGCGAGGCCGCGGTGGTGCGGGGCGGGGCGGCGACGTCCGCCGGGGTGCCGTCCTCGTCGAGGCGCAGAATGACCAGCAGCGCCGCCAAGAGGGCGACGGCCAGGGCGACGACGCCTGCCGTGAGAGCGATGTGCGGAAAGCGGCCGGGGGCCGGTCCGGGGCCGGGCGGTGCCATGAGCTGGAGCGGCGTGTCCGGCGCCCCGGGACGCGGCCCCGTCTGCGTTGCCGGCTGCTCCAGCTCCTGCACCCGTCTTTCTTCCCCCTCCTGCTGCCGCTGCCCTTGCTGCGTTCGCGCGGCGGGCCGCGGCTGTGGGACGGGCCTGGCGCGGCGGCTGTCCCAGGTGTCGGCGGCGATCTCGTGCAACGCCAGCAGGGGGACGGGGTCGGCGCCGGCGATCCGGGCCAGTTCCTCCACCGCCTCCTGGGGCGGCAGCGCCGTACCTCCCAAGTACCGCTCCCACGACTTGGCGCTGTAGCCGGTCTTGGCCGCGAGCTGCCGCATCGTCAGCTCACCGTGGTCCTTCAGCCGGCGTAACCGTTCCACCAACTGCCTTGCGCAGGAATCGAGTTCAGCGGGCAGCGGCTTGGAGCGCGGCATGTTTCCCCCAATGCGGTCATCGGCGTGAACAGCGGCCCCCTCCGCTGCTGCGCATTCTGCATGAGCCCATCACATCTGTCACAGGTGTCCCACACAGCCGTCCCAGCGAACGCCGTCGTCGCAGGTCAGCAGGGCGGTCATCCCGTAAGGCCGCCACTTGTGCCACAGCCGTAGCCGCCACGCCCCAGTGCCCTCACCTTTGGTCTCGCCACCTGCCTGCCAGGCGGGACAGGTGCCGACCCACGACCGAAAGAGGAACGCATGCGACCGAACGCTCTGGGCAGGACCATCGCCGGCCTCATCGCCGTTGCCGGCCTCGCCGCCGGCAGTGTGGCGACCGCGGGCACCGGTTACGCGGCAACCGCGACCACCGCGCGGACGGCGGCGGCCGCACAGCCCGCCTCGGCGGCCGCGACGCAGAACTTCGGTCTGACCACGGCCGAGGCCAAGAACGTCCAGGAGTTCCTCGCGGACTACTGGGGATACACGGACTCCATCGACGGTCAGCTGGGCACCAACAGTTGGAAGGCTTTCCAGCGCTGCCTCGCGAGGTACTGGGGATACACGGGCGCCATCGACGGGGACCCCGGCACCAACACCATCAAGGCGCTCCAGCGTCTGCTGGCTGACGACTACGGCTACACGGGCGCGATCGACGGCGTCGCCGGTGCGGGCACGCGGGCGGCGTTCAAGCGCTTCGCCGCCTGACCGGTCCGACCCGCCCGACCGGTCCGACCCGCCCGACGGGTCCGACTGGTCCAGCCGTTGAGCGACCGACCCGGCCCGTCCTTGCCCGGCAAGGACGGGCCGCGGATGCGTGTTCTCGCTCCCCGTCCGGACCGGGTCCATCACGCCCGGGGACAACTACCGCGTCGGGAGGCGCGGTTCCTTCTCGCGACCACATCGACCGCCAGACCGCCGCCGTCGTCCCGCCGTGCGGTCACCCAAATCGACGTCCCAGCAGGTCGGCGCGGGAGACATCCCGTCATGACCGCATTGCGGCTGTAACGGTGACGTCCCCCGCCACGCAGCACTCTCGTCCCGTCACCCGCGCCGGACGAGCACGACGGTCCGTCACCCGACGATGCGTCGGACGACGCTCCGGAAACCGAAGGAGAACCTCGCCGCCATGGGAAGACTCGCATTCCTCGTTCGCGCCGAAGACGAAGGCTCACGCCAACGGGACGCGCACCGCACCGGGCCGGGGTGGCGGATCAGAATCGGGACTTTCGCCGCCACCGCGGCGATGGTCTCGGCCGGCATCGTGCTCGGTGCCGGTCCGGCGGCGGCCGCGCCGCCCGCGATCAAGCTGACCTCCACGTCCTGCCCCAACGAGATCGTGCAGGGCCAGGAGGGCGGCTGCGTCACGGAGTTGCAGAACCTGCTCAACGCGCACGGCGCCGGTCTGGTGGTGGACGGTCAGTTCGGGCCGAGCACGCTCTACGCGGTCCGTGAGTACCAGGCCGCCACCGCGATCGCCGTGGACGGGCGGGTGGGACCCGCGACCAAGAGCAAGCTGTACGCGACCGGAGGTTCGGCGCCCGCCCCGATCAACCTCCAGTCCTCCTCGTGCCCCGCGAACATCGTCCAGGGCGACAAGGGCGGATGCGTCACCGAGCTCCAGCGGCTGCTGCGTCACCACGGCTACGCGGTGGACGTGGACGGCGACTTCGGCGCCGGAACCGCGAGTGCCGTCCGCAGCTTTCAGTCGTCCTACGGCCTCACGGCGGACGGCCAGGTCGGCACCAACACCAAGCGGGCGCTGTACGACACCGACGAGTCACCGTCGACGGGCCTGGACCTGAGGTCGAGTTCCTGCCCGGAGAACATCGTGGAGGGGCAGAGCGGCGGTTGCGTCGCCACGCTCCAGTCCCTGCTGAACGGCAAGGGCCAGAGCGTCGGCGTCGACGGCAGCTTCGGCCCCCTGACCCT
It encodes:
- a CDS encoding carbohydrate ABC transporter permease, with the translated sequence MTTITQPRPAEPKGAVNGAKLFNRLCAVCLTLFALIWLVPFVWALITSLRDDASITQSPTSIFAGGWSLDAYSTAWDNHPIGTWYLNSLVISVLAVIFTVAFCSMAGFALAFLRFRGRGLVMAVATAGLMLPTEALVLPQFIEYRSFHLLGTFWALVLPSVAAPISVFVFHSFFRGIPTALIEAARIDGASWWRVYANVCMPICRPAVSTVAILTFISSWNSFLWPLLVLSQTKSQTIPVGLASLVDPSSPQYAEVMASSVLGFIPLIAVFLVFQRQIVQGIATTGIK
- a CDS encoding XRE family transcriptional regulator, with translation MTSSAPSPPGARLAAVLKELKRRTGLSLAQLANATTFSKSSWERYLNGKSLPPRSAVKELCRLAGEPADHSLALLDIARTDRTDHADHDAHADQAEDSGTTRGAPAARQRTGTRADTPTSALATAPPDTGRSETVPSDAGHIRTGPAGYRRATVLTALASVCAVVLGTLALIHLPSPQRKQASPSPAAPPATRALCQHSACGNKDPLTMKCAADPLTLAEHETATGAWIQIRYSQECGASWARMWGASVDDRVEIRTGGRDGTFRGARVTSRGEADTYVHTPMSVVSPGTSVQACFSPAAGGGKECFETRADQAVFAP
- a CDS encoding peptidoglycan-binding protein, producing the protein MPRSKPLPAELDSCARQLVERLRRLKDHGELTMRQLAAKTGYSAKSWERYLGGTALPPQEAVEELARIAGADPVPLLALHEIAADTWDSRRARPVPQPRPAARTQQGQRQQEGEERRVQELEQPATQTGPRPGAPDTPLQLMAPPGPGPAPGRFPHIALTAGVVALAVALLAALLVILRLDEDGTPADVAAPPRTTAASPPPSYACHIARVDGRWSAGVNNGRDTEISYGATGADVAEAQCLLRRAGISPGGIDGMFGPLTLRAVKAFQHRAGLVADGMLGPRSWKALRG
- a CDS encoding peptidoglycan-binding protein; translation: MRPNALGRTIAGLIAVAGLAAGSVATAGTGYAATATTARTAAAAQPASAAATQNFGLTTAEAKNVQEFLADYWGYTDSIDGQLGTNSWKAFQRCLARYWGYTGAIDGDPGTNTIKALQRLLADDYGYTGAIDGVAGAGTRAAFKRFAA